The Staphylothermus marinus F1 genome has a segment encoding these proteins:
- a CDS encoding ATP-binding protein, translating to MSKPIGLIYSWKTDHVEVVLTRENYRPGIGDILYTKQNNRYVLLQIVGFEGELPIGSGSIVKDLEEAPPIYSAETSMYANAYLFFEIRNINSEKPLVIKPYQPPPLNTPVYVLHPKDPESEKIMNLLSKGITGEGETVPIGWLRSGIAPAKELREEKYFTNAPLNLDLSLSIPKHFLVAGQTGAGKTTSVMGIIIQWARNSGKNIAWLIIDRHGEYSKTENNGFADLLAKALFMNDKLEVKAKIYEFTVNEGENRTKSLSKDTVVLLSGTMNISSISVYDLANVLDLSPDKISDLEETIDIIGSLIKASKIDDAWKRVFLNERDEPTGQVIALLPILVDNVFRYEGIGEQKKKGIYRVLLNAGIDIRKLRTYRRLILGTLGLSRKTAIVRVGEASKPVTVINDNSSVFKVSPLLKDPYSLIMIMKAMVNAVSEVYNIREKGAYPWLGINVKPEVTVIESGTFSIDKIVENINNGETVILDVSKIPLGQGDVIVQSIIRRLFESRMGLGVDRIKELPPIAIVSEEAPLYLSPDKVRSPYNVFARIAREGRKFGLGLIAITQLATQIERQILANFNTIIALRTKFVSDINYFSNIGIPGETLTSLGDREGYLYTPDLRVKEPIPIYIPGYFELAEDLSREYLEKIRNVKETEKKALTQIFKNIEEEDEDI from the coding sequence GTGTCTAAACCTATTGGTTTAATCTATTCTTGGAAAACTGATCACGTAGAAGTTGTTCTTACACGCGAAAATTATCGTCCAGGAATAGGAGACATCCTATATACAAAGCAAAATAATAGATATGTTCTGCTTCAAATAGTTGGATTCGAAGGAGAATTGCCGATCGGCAGTGGCTCCATAGTAAAGGATCTCGAGGAAGCACCGCCTATATATAGTGCAGAAACATCAATGTACGCTAATGCATATTTATTCTTTGAAATAAGAAATATCAATAGCGAAAAACCTCTTGTTATAAAACCATATCAGCCACCGCCGCTTAATACACCAGTATATGTTCTGCATCCCAAGGATCCCGAGTCTGAGAAAATAATGAACTTGCTAAGCAAAGGTATAACGGGTGAGGGAGAAACTGTTCCCATCGGTTGGTTGAGAAGCGGTATAGCCCCTGCTAAAGAGCTTAGAGAAGAAAAATACTTTACAAATGCTCCTTTAAACCTTGATCTATCATTATCTATACCTAAACACTTCCTAGTAGCGGGTCAAACAGGTGCTGGTAAAACAACAAGTGTAATGGGCATAATAATTCAGTGGGCAAGAAATAGTGGTAAGAATATTGCTTGGCTAATAATTGATAGACATGGAGAATATAGTAAGACAGAAAACAATGGATTCGCGGACTTACTAGCTAAAGCATTATTTATGAATGATAAGTTAGAAGTGAAAGCAAAGATTTATGAGTTCACAGTTAATGAGGGAGAGAATAGAACAAAATCATTATCAAAAGATACCGTTGTTCTATTATCTGGAACAATGAATATTTCAAGTATAAGCGTCTATGATTTAGCAAACGTTCTAGACCTATCCCCAGATAAGATTAGCGATTTAGAAGAAACAATAGATATAATTGGAAGCCTCATCAAAGCATCAAAAATAGATGATGCTTGGAAAAGAGTATTCCTAAACGAAAGAGACGAGCCTACAGGCCAGGTAATAGCACTTCTCCCAATACTTGTTGATAATGTATTTAGATATGAAGGAATAGGTGAGCAGAAGAAGAAAGGTATTTATAGAGTATTATTAAATGCTGGAATAGATATTCGTAAACTAAGAACTTATAGACGCTTAATACTGGGAACACTCGGTCTCTCACGTAAAACAGCGATAGTTAGAGTAGGTGAGGCATCTAAGCCCGTTACAGTTATAAATGATAATTCATCGGTATTCAAGGTTTCACCGCTACTTAAGGATCCATATAGTTTAATTATGATCATGAAAGCCATGGTTAATGCTGTGTCAGAAGTCTACAATATAAGAGAGAAAGGAGCATATCCATGGCTAGGAATAAATGTTAAACCAGAAGTTACAGTTATTGAGTCAGGAACGTTTTCAATAGATAAAATTGTTGAAAACATAAACAATGGTGAAACAGTAATACTTGATGTATCAAAAATACCTCTAGGCCAAGGAGACGTTATTGTTCAAAGCATTATTCGCAGATTATTCGAGTCCCGCATGGGTCTAGGAGTTGACAGGATCAAGGAGCTCCCGCCAATAGCTATTGTCTCCGAGGAAGCACCACTCTATTTAAGCCCTGATAAGGTTAGAAGTCCTTACAACGTGTTTGCAAGAATAGCTCGTGAAGGCAGAAAGTTCGGATTAGGGCTTATAGCAATTACACAGTTAGCAACACAAATTGAGAGACAAATACTTGCAAACTTTAATACTATCATAGCTTTGCGGACGAAATTTGTATCAGATATTAATTATTTCTCAAATATAGGAATACCTGGAGAAACACTTACAAGCTTAGGTGATCGTGAAGGATACCTTTATACTCCGGACTTAAGAGTTAAAGAGCCTATACCAATATATATACCCGGCTATTTTGAGCTCGCAGAAGATCTAAGTAGAGAATATCTAGAAAAAATCAGGAACGTGAAGGAAACGGAAAAGAAAGCATTGACACAGATATTTAAAAACATAGAGGAAGAGGATGAAGATATATGA
- a CDS encoding AAA family ATPase, with product MIILGLRLKNIRSYIDKTIVFPRQGITVIYGDVGTGKSTILSSIAYALFGQPKSKIPDPMERYAYPKGEDLLRIGTREGYVRLLIQQKNRIILVERRLIKRSEGKVSDPGGRLVVFEYVEENGEQKLKLIHDRYYSSEELKRRVLKELGIPEIISKQKPLIFTNAIYVPQFSVNDIINLGDNERILLINKALNIDKYNNIKTNLSKLTSQILNSEIKNLRNYEQRLESILGKNSIEELEKKIKEAEKEINNINMAIQQVDESIRKLENEIKNYQQQYEKKQEERNNIKQKLAVIKHSLEELRAKEDNIKQLTSLLGLNEPIQLDVLSSKIKSQLEEIDKQLKNIDQRKQELQKKIEENRHLSETINAEINKYREKIGELKAKINSKNEMLSEKQKELLEKEELLKKGICPLCKQKIAHEHGYKLINSLKNEIETIKKEILEIQQLLRTALEELKKYEDKNLEINNEIKRLDEQLRIIDKERDKLINEKMELNDKLSKLTEIKRLCDEIEKLKQKIRDKDLLEKQLVHIETSISELKKIIDEETRKYKLLMNKKTDLIGKREKVKAEIESYKQQIQQLKEYYEEYQKTKEQRMFLENMKKFLYGERNRRGLFYDLVEKVEERVRSIAYDKFRSLFINYFLKLMEDHEILDVDLDEKFSPVFRIKTKRIIGEITQPSGGQLTSVSLAYRLALNAVARSMTPQLRNSTLILDEPTYGFSPERVEKLRELLYEISNRGKRQIIVVTHDRNLLDVGDCRIKLDINRENNETIVNYEECNNLSKEYYTYIENILSKGYTSILTTREAEEKEEKLVGGFEPKFKSRKVSKSRSIFDFLA from the coding sequence ATGATCATATTGGGGCTCAGACTGAAAAACATTCGTAGCTACATAGATAAAACAATAGTATTTCCGCGGCAAGGCATTACAGTAATATATGGAGATGTGGGAACAGGTAAATCAACAATATTATCAAGTATAGCATACGCATTATTTGGACAACCAAAATCTAAGATCCCTGATCCTATGGAGAGATATGCTTATCCTAAAGGCGAAGATCTCCTAAGAATAGGGACAAGAGAAGGATATGTTAGGCTATTAATACAGCAAAAGAATAGAATAATACTCGTTGAAAGAAGACTTATAAAGAGATCAGAGGGTAAAGTAAGTGATCCGGGCGGTAGATTAGTAGTATTCGAATATGTAGAAGAAAATGGTGAACAAAAACTAAAACTAATTCACGACAGATATTATTCCTCGGAGGAATTAAAGAGGAGAGTTCTGAAAGAATTAGGTATACCCGAGATAATTTCGAAGCAGAAACCACTAATATTCACAAATGCTATATATGTTCCTCAATTCAGTGTAAACGACATTATTAACTTGGGAGACAATGAAAGAATATTATTAATAAATAAAGCATTGAATATTGACAAATACAATAATATAAAGACTAACTTAAGTAAGCTAACATCTCAAATCCTTAATAGTGAAATAAAAAACTTGAGAAATTATGAACAAAGACTTGAAAGCATACTTGGTAAAAATAGTATAGAAGAGCTAGAAAAGAAGATCAAGGAGGCTGAAAAAGAGATAAACAATATAAATATGGCAATTCAGCAAGTAGATGAATCTATTCGAAAGCTGGAAAACGAGATCAAGAACTACCAGCAACAATACGAGAAAAAACAGGAAGAACGCAACAATATAAAGCAGAAACTAGCAGTTATAAAGCATAGCTTAGAAGAACTACGAGCAAAAGAGGATAATATAAAACAGCTAACAAGTCTTCTCGGACTAAATGAACCAATACAACTAGATGTTTTATCATCGAAAATTAAGAGCCAACTAGAAGAAATAGATAAACAATTAAAGAACATTGATCAACGAAAACAAGAACTACAAAAGAAAATAGAAGAAAACAGACACTTATCAGAAACAATAAACGCAGAAATAAATAAGTACAGAGAAAAAATAGGAGAATTAAAAGCAAAAATTAACAGTAAAAACGAGATGTTATCTGAAAAACAAAAAGAACTTCTTGAAAAAGAAGAGTTATTGAAAAAAGGAATTTGTCCCCTCTGTAAACAAAAAATCGCACATGAACATGGCTATAAGTTAATTAATTCATTAAAGAACGAAATAGAGACGATTAAGAAGGAGATATTAGAGATTCAACAGTTACTTAGAACGGCTCTTGAGGAATTGAAAAAGTATGAAGACAAAAACCTCGAAATTAATAATGAAATTAAACGCTTAGATGAACAATTAAGGATCATTGATAAAGAAAGAGATAAGCTTATCAATGAAAAGATGGAATTGAACGATAAATTATCTAAGCTCACAGAAATAAAGCGTCTCTGTGACGAAATAGAGAAGTTGAAACAGAAAATAAGGGATAAAGATCTATTGGAGAAACAGTTAGTACATATAGAGACTTCTATTTCAGAGTTAAAGAAAATAATTGATGAAGAAACCAGAAAATATAAATTATTAATGAATAAGAAAACAGATCTAATTGGTAAAAGGGAAAAAGTGAAGGCTGAAATAGAATCTTATAAACAACAGATTCAACAGTTAAAAGAATATTATGAGGAGTACCAAAAAACTAAGGAGCAAAGAATGTTCCTAGAAAACATGAAGAAATTCCTATATGGCGAAAGAAATAGGAGAGGCTTATTCTATGACTTAGTGGAGAAGGTTGAGGAAAGAGTTAGGAGCATAGCTTATGATAAGTTCCGTTCATTATTTATAAATTACTTCTTAAAGTTGATGGAGGATCATGAGATATTAGATGTTGACCTAGATGAGAAATTCAGCCCAGTTTTCCGAATAAAAACTAAGAGAATAATTGGCGAAATTACACAACCAAGCGGAGGTCAATTAACAAGTGTTAGCTTAGCTTATCGTTTAGCATTAAATGCTGTAGCTAGAAGTATGACTCCCCAGTTAAGAAATAGTACTTTAATACTTGATGAACCAACTTATGGATTCAGTCCTGAAAGAGTTGAGAAACTTCGCGAACTTCTATATGAGATAAGCAATCGTGGTAAGAGACAAATAATCGTTGTAACACATGATCGGAACCTATTAGATGTTGGTGATTGCAGAATAAAACTTGATATTAACAGGGAAAATAATGAAACAATAGTTAATTATGAAGAATGTAATAATTTATCGAAAGAATACTATACATATATTGAAAACATTTTATCCAAAGGATACACATCAATACTGACCACTAGGGAAGCGGAGGAGAAAGAGGAAAAACTAGTAGGAGGATTTGAGCCAAAATTTAAAAGCAGGAAGGTGAGTAAGTCTAGAAGCATTTTCGACTTTCTGGCTTAG
- a CDS encoding DUF763 domain-containing protein, with amino-acid sequence MMLEGISELPLHQGHVPAWLANIMKRLAKAILEIMVEEFGPDKIVERFSNPLWFQAFNNVIGMDWDSSGSTTVTTGILKEVSWNNPDLGFLVLGGKGRYARQVPEEIPYATELLGINSDTSKLLEKASRIIAKVDSVMLQDNYTLYHHALFVSENGVWAIIQQGMNLKHRMARRYHWFQDTSFYEDPHKAVAGIKHDLVLNLVSRESRKARKTILDLAKENPNTIINEYSSLFNKLKGQREILSYITPSRTGRIKLERINKIIIYEPLPLPKHILEKLRRTYEVQPGNLDDLLLIRGVGPKTIRALALMSDLIYNEPPSTNDPVNTPYDPFKYAYAIGGKDGVPYPVNKKDAEEVIATLEDIIYSAKIGRKEKLLAMKKLSKIKIRFRIVY; translated from the coding sequence ATGATGCTCGAAGGAATCTCTGAGCTACCACTGCACCAAGGACATGTTCCGGCATGGCTAGCAAATATTATGAAAAGATTAGCCAAAGCCATTCTTGAGATCATGGTTGAGGAATTTGGTCCTGACAAGATTGTTGAGAGATTCTCTAACCCATTATGGTTTCAAGCTTTCAACAATGTTATTGGCATGGATTGGGATAGCAGTGGCTCCACAACTGTTACAACAGGCATATTGAAAGAAGTCTCATGGAATAATCCGGATCTTGGATTTCTAGTGTTAGGAGGTAAAGGAAGATATGCTAGGCAAGTTCCCGAAGAAATTCCATATGCAACTGAATTGTTAGGCATAAACTCTGATACTAGTAAGCTATTAGAGAAAGCCTCGAGAATAATAGCTAAAGTAGATTCCGTAATGCTTCAGGACAATTATACACTTTACCATCACGCATTATTTGTTTCCGAGAATGGTGTATGGGCTATTATACAGCAGGGTATGAATTTAAAACATAGAATGGCTCGTAGATATCACTGGTTCCAAGACACAAGCTTCTATGAGGATCCACATAAAGCTGTTGCAGGAATAAAACATGATCTAGTCTTGAACCTTGTATCACGTGAGAGTAGGAAGGCTAGAAAAACAATTCTCGACCTAGCAAAGGAGAATCCTAATACAATAATTAATGAATACAGTAGTTTGTTCAATAAGTTAAAGGGTCAGAGAGAAATATTATCATACATAACACCCTCTAGAACTGGGAGAATAAAACTAGAACGCATCAATAAAATAATTATTTATGAACCACTCCCACTACCTAAGCATATATTGGAGAAACTAAGGAGGACATATGAGGTACAACCAGGGAATTTAGATGATCTATTGTTGATTAGAGGAGTGGGCCCAAAAACAATTAGGGCATTAGCTCTTATGAGCGACTTAATATATAACGAGCCTCCAAGCACCAATGACCCAGTAAATACCCCATATGATCCCTTCAAATATGCTTACGCAATAGGAGGCAAGGATGGAGTACCGTATCCAGTAAATAAAAAAGATGCAGAAGAAGTTATTGCTACACTTGAAGATATAATATATTCAGCCAAAATTGGTAGGAAAGAAAAATTATTGGCAATGAAGAAGCTGTCAAAAATAAAGATAAGATTCCGGATAGTCTACTAG
- a CDS encoding HAD family hydrolase has product MIKIVSFDIWKTLLDTSKFYQLISEKLSSLTGKPLENVYKELMNTYYEAIEARLKGLFKKPIYDSAKFFAEKMGISIDDLFKATVQAILDERIKNISFPDSEKALIELKRRNLKIAFLGNVLFWPGMATRIILEQNNLLKYADITLFGDEIGVQKPDKEVFEILADQANCKINEILHVGDSLINDFAGALIAGARATLLKRGMESEIIVLNNKAYIVNSLVKVPQIVDLINNYK; this is encoded by the coding sequence ATGATCAAAATTGTATCATTCGATATATGGAAGACTCTTCTGGATACATCGAAATTCTACCAGTTAATATCTGAGAAGCTATCAAGCTTGACAGGGAAACCATTGGAGAACGTATACAAAGAATTAATGAACACATATTATGAAGCTATAGAAGCTAGGCTTAAAGGATTGTTTAAGAAACCAATTTATGATTCAGCAAAGTTTTTCGCCGAGAAAATGGGAATTAGCATTGATGACTTATTTAAAGCAACTGTTCAAGCAATCCTTGATGAAAGAATAAAGAATATCAGCTTCCCTGACTCCGAAAAAGCATTGATAGAATTAAAAAGAAGAAACTTGAAAATAGCTTTTCTAGGAAACGTATTGTTCTGGCCTGGAATGGCTACACGGATCATACTAGAGCAGAACAACTTGCTAAAATACGCTGATATAACACTCTTCGGCGACGAGATAGGTGTTCAGAAACCTGATAAAGAAGTATTTGAGATACTAGCAGATCAAGCAAATTGTAAGATCAATGAAATACTGCATGTAGGCGATAGCTTGATAAACGACTTCGCCGGAGCATTAATTGCCGGAGCAAGAGCAACACTACTAAAAAGAGGGATGGAAAGCGAGATCATCGTATTAAACAATAAAGCATATATAGTAAATAGTTTAGTAAAAGTCCCGCAAATAGTGGATTTAATAAATAACTATAAATAA
- a CDS encoding cation:proton antiporter, with product MANELLILIDLAIVIFMAKVLEEIMARIGQPPILGDLLAGIIVGPSILGLITVTHNVEVIGWLGIVILIFLAGLETDIEAAKKYGFDAVLVALGGVALTFILAFIIAMFFNYSFITSLFIATILTPTSVSVTSMTLLELGVIRSRVGEIILGAAFADDVIAMILFALISSIAFYGEIRHESITMITIGLALIFTLFLVFYYSSNKLFNRFIMRSRLVDAPIIHLLMIGIGMSIISAYFGLSPLIGAYLGGLAMSRVVKSARTMEFFEILVQIISPFFFVYAGILLNPWIVIGKINLLETIGVIIAIVASGIIGKILGCGGTAYLLRMDKKSSLTIGVGMMPRAGVDLVIAVVGLTIGVLTMELYLSALILIYVTSLSTPFLLKKHFSK from the coding sequence TTGGCTAATGAATTATTGATACTTATCGACTTAGCCATAGTTATTTTCATGGCCAAGGTATTGGAGGAGATAATGGCTCGTATAGGTCAGCCCCCTATATTAGGAGATCTTTTGGCTGGTATAATTGTCGGTCCCAGTATTTTAGGATTAATCACTGTTACTCATAATGTAGAGGTTATTGGATGGTTAGGCATAGTTATCCTAATATTTCTCGCCGGATTAGAAACTGATATCGAAGCTGCTAAGAAATATGGTTTTGACGCCGTACTAGTTGCTTTGGGCGGAGTAGCTTTAACTTTTATCCTAGCCTTCATTATTGCTATGTTTTTCAATTATAGTTTTATAACATCATTATTTATAGCAACAATTCTCACACCCACAAGTGTTAGCGTTACAAGTATGACTCTACTTGAACTAGGAGTTATACGTTCACGTGTTGGAGAAATTATTTTAGGTGCAGCATTTGCGGACGACGTAATAGCTATGATACTTTTCGCGTTAATATCCAGTATTGCTTTCTATGGTGAAATAAGACATGAATCAATAACAATGATTACTATAGGGTTAGCACTTATCTTCACATTGTTCCTAGTCTTCTATTATTCTTCAAATAAGCTGTTTAACCGTTTTATAATGCGTTCAAGACTTGTTGATGCCCCTATAATACACTTATTAATGATTGGTATTGGAATGTCTATTATATCAGCTTATTTCGGATTATCTCCTCTCATAGGAGCTTATCTAGGAGGATTAGCTATGAGTAGAGTGGTTAAAAGTGCTCGGACAATGGAGTTTTTCGAGATACTTGTACAAATAATTTCTCCCTTCTTCTTCGTATATGCTGGTATATTGTTAAATCCATGGATTGTGATCGGTAAGATCAATTTATTAGAGACAATAGGTGTTATAATTGCAATAGTCGCTTCTGGAATAATCGGTAAAATACTGGGTTGTGGAGGGACAGCTTATCTATTAAGGATGGATAAGAAATCATCTCTAACCATAGGTGTCGGCATGATGCCTAGAGCGGGTGTTGATCTCGTAATAGCCGTTGTAGGATTAACCATCGGGGTTCTAACAATGGAGCTATACTTATCAGCCCTTATACTAATCTACGTAACAAGTCTTTCAACACCGTTTCTCCTCAAAAAACATTTTTCAAAATAA